The following coding sequences lie in one Phragmites australis chromosome 8, lpPhrAust1.1, whole genome shotgun sequence genomic window:
- the LOC133927300 gene encoding E3 ubiquitin-protein ligase MBR1-like isoform X2: MEETSGRSANPVGFVRRGSGISLRNQSNEERPTQYSNKPGKTTNLNPMKARWADNKEKPRYLQEPFRSSGSKASSPSSSKAPVRKHYEEKQKLPFLARVDHAESSNRRTEVRSLQSGKKAVVYEDEHSYTQQTGSEGSSSITTTEGGLPEEPDLEVEASVPSGISAHTVDYIVRNTASSTMSRRQKDKEESSSGRPQGASTFVRRPTVPQSSTIGIKSSNSAGTGVKRHGLKNLGCTSISDVLPSACSSSDSVHNRRAEVTKKRTSDGESFSRSRGISGQASLGHTPAIYPGITGPRARAAEQSASQQTARTSGRSIQDSVDSVRTTRPSTQRTRERMLGEREDAIVALHETVTRVRHPERGHFPTDDVSPQRLARPFYAGLPHAIYSSNHQGSTRARRRPSPSPEESPPQMFHGLFGERDGYRRINMEGIAEVLLALDRIEQDDEFSYEELLALEEQIGSVSTAISEEQFTKCVNRSVYKARNSEREVNKIVVDDVKCSICQEEYIEGENIGRMQCEHQYHVCCIHEWLRQKNWCPICKASAIPSETNKGDASI; the protein is encoded by the exons ATGGAGGAAACTTCCGGTAGATCCGCCAACCCAGTTGGGTTTGTTAGACGAGGCTCTGGCATCTCCTTGAGAAATCAAAGCAATGAGGAGAGGCCAACCCAGTACAGCAATAAGCCAGGGAAGACTACAAATCTCAATCCTATGAAAGCTAGATGGGCTGATAATAAAGAGAAGCCAAGATATTTACAAGAGCCGTTTCGATCATCAGGTTCTAAGGCCTCCTCTCCAAGCTCTTCAAAAGCTCCTGTTAGAAAACATTATGAAGAAAAGCAAAAGCTGCCCTTTTTAGCAAGGGTAGACCATGCTGAAAGCAGTAACAGAAGAACTGAGGTCAGATCTCTGCAGAGTGGCAAGAAAGCTGTTGTTTATGAGGATGAGCATTCATACACTCAGCAGACAGGGTCAGAAGGTTCATCATCCATAACAACTACAGAAGGAGGTCTCCCAGAAGAACCTGATCTTGAAGTAGAGGCTTCTGTTCCTTCAGGGATTTCTGCACATACAGTTGATTACATAGTCAGAAATACTGCATCGAGTACCATGTCACGTAGGCAAAAGGATAAAGAAGAATCGAGTTCAGGTAGACCCCAAGGTGCTTCTACTTTTGTTCGTCGGCCAACCGTACCTCAAAGTTCCACCATTGGTATCAAATCATCAAACAGCGCTGGTACTGGAGTAAAGAGACATGGTCTGAAAAACCTTGGTTGCACTTCAAtatctgatgttttgccttcaGCTTGTTCTTCATCTGATTCTGTTCACAATAGGAGGGCTGAAGTTACAAAAAAGCGGACTTCTGATGGAGAAAGTTTCTCAAGATCAAGGGGAATAAGTGGACAAGCTAGTTTAGGTCACACACCTGCCATTTATCCTGGCATTACTGGTCCCAGAGCAAGAGCTGCTGAACAATCAGCTTCTCAACAAACAGCGCGGACCAGTGGCAGAAGTATTCAGGATTCTGTAGATTCAGTAAGGACTACGCGACCTTCTACTCAGCGCACCAGGGAGAGGATGCTGGGTGAACGAGAGGATGCCATAGTTGCTCTGCATGAAACTGTTACAAGGGTTCGCCATCCAGAAAGGGGTCATTTTCCCACGGATGATGTTTCCCCACAGAGATTAGCAAGACCCTTTTACGCGGGATTGCCTCATGCAATTTATTCATCTAATCATCAAGGCTCAACTAGAGCAAGGAGAAGACCAAGTCCTAGTCCTGAGGAAAGCCCTCCACAAATGTTCCATGGTCTGTTTGGGGAGAGAGATGGATACAGGCGCATAAATATGGAAGGAATTGCAGAG GTGTTGCTAGCATTGGACAGGATCGAACAAGATGATGAATTTTCCTACGAG gaaTTACTAGCTTTAGAAGAGCAAATCGGCTCAGTGAGCACTGCCATTTCTGAAGAGCAATTCACCAAGTGTGTCAACAGAAGTGTGTATAAAGCAAGAAATTCAGAGCGAGAAGTGAACAAGATTGTAGTAGATGATGTGAAATGCAGCATATGTCAG GAGGAATACATTGAGGGTGAAAACATTGGTAGGATGCAATGTGAGCATCAGTACCATGTGTGCTGCATTCACGAATGGCTTAGACAGAAGAACTGGTGTCCAATATGCAAAGCTTCAGCAATACCCTCGGAGACGAACAAGGGGGACGCATCAATATAG
- the LOC133927300 gene encoding uncharacterized protein LOC133927300 isoform X1, giving the protein MEETSGRSANPVGFVRRGSGISLRNQSNEERPTQYSNKPGKTTNLNPMKARWADNKEKPRYLQEPFRSSGSKASSPSSSKAPVRKHYEEKQKLPFLARVDHAESSNRRTEVRSLQSGKKAVVYEDEHSYTQQTGSEGSSSITTTEGGLPEEPDLEVEASVPSGISAHTVDYIVRNTASSTMSRRQKDKEESSSGRPQGASTFVRRPTVPQSSTIGIKSSNSAGTGVKRHGLKNLGCTSISDVLPSACSSSDSVHNRRAEVTKKRTSDGESFSRSRGISGQASLGHTPAIYPGITGPRARAAEQSASQQTARTSGRSIQDSVDSVRTTRPSTQRTRERMLGEREDAIVALHETVTRVRHPERGHFPTDDVSPQRLARPFYAGLPHAIYSSNHQGSTRARRRPSPSPEESPPQMFHGLFGERDGYRRINMEGIAEVLLALDRIEQDDEFSYEQLLVLETNLLLNGLGLHDQHQDMRLDIDSMSYEELLALEEQIGSVSTAISEEQFTKCVNRSVYKARNSEREVNKIVVDDVKCSICQEEYIEGENIGRMQCEHQYHVCCIHEWLRQKNWCPICKASAIPSETNKGDASI; this is encoded by the exons ATGGAGGAAACTTCCGGTAGATCCGCCAACCCAGTTGGGTTTGTTAGACGAGGCTCTGGCATCTCCTTGAGAAATCAAAGCAATGAGGAGAGGCCAACCCAGTACAGCAATAAGCCAGGGAAGACTACAAATCTCAATCCTATGAAAGCTAGATGGGCTGATAATAAAGAGAAGCCAAGATATTTACAAGAGCCGTTTCGATCATCAGGTTCTAAGGCCTCCTCTCCAAGCTCTTCAAAAGCTCCTGTTAGAAAACATTATGAAGAAAAGCAAAAGCTGCCCTTTTTAGCAAGGGTAGACCATGCTGAAAGCAGTAACAGAAGAACTGAGGTCAGATCTCTGCAGAGTGGCAAGAAAGCTGTTGTTTATGAGGATGAGCATTCATACACTCAGCAGACAGGGTCAGAAGGTTCATCATCCATAACAACTACAGAAGGAGGTCTCCCAGAAGAACCTGATCTTGAAGTAGAGGCTTCTGTTCCTTCAGGGATTTCTGCACATACAGTTGATTACATAGTCAGAAATACTGCATCGAGTACCATGTCACGTAGGCAAAAGGATAAAGAAGAATCGAGTTCAGGTAGACCCCAAGGTGCTTCTACTTTTGTTCGTCGGCCAACCGTACCTCAAAGTTCCACCATTGGTATCAAATCATCAAACAGCGCTGGTACTGGAGTAAAGAGACATGGTCTGAAAAACCTTGGTTGCACTTCAAtatctgatgttttgccttcaGCTTGTTCTTCATCTGATTCTGTTCACAATAGGAGGGCTGAAGTTACAAAAAAGCGGACTTCTGATGGAGAAAGTTTCTCAAGATCAAGGGGAATAAGTGGACAAGCTAGTTTAGGTCACACACCTGCCATTTATCCTGGCATTACTGGTCCCAGAGCAAGAGCTGCTGAACAATCAGCTTCTCAACAAACAGCGCGGACCAGTGGCAGAAGTATTCAGGATTCTGTAGATTCAGTAAGGACTACGCGACCTTCTACTCAGCGCACCAGGGAGAGGATGCTGGGTGAACGAGAGGATGCCATAGTTGCTCTGCATGAAACTGTTACAAGGGTTCGCCATCCAGAAAGGGGTCATTTTCCCACGGATGATGTTTCCCCACAGAGATTAGCAAGACCCTTTTACGCGGGATTGCCTCATGCAATTTATTCATCTAATCATCAAGGCTCAACTAGAGCAAGGAGAAGACCAAGTCCTAGTCCTGAGGAAAGCCCTCCACAAATGTTCCATGGTCTGTTTGGGGAGAGAGATGGATACAGGCGCATAAATATGGAAGGAATTGCAGAG GTGTTGCTAGCATTGGACAGGATCGAACAAGATGATGAATTTTCCTACGAG CAACTGCTGGTGCTGGAAACTAATCTGCTCCTTAATGGCCTTGGCTTGCATGATCAGCACCAAGATATGAGATTGGATATCGACAGCATGTCTTATGAG gaaTTACTAGCTTTAGAAGAGCAAATCGGCTCAGTGAGCACTGCCATTTCTGAAGAGCAATTCACCAAGTGTGTCAACAGAAGTGTGTATAAAGCAAGAAATTCAGAGCGAGAAGTGAACAAGATTGTAGTAGATGATGTGAAATGCAGCATATGTCAG GAGGAATACATTGAGGGTGAAAACATTGGTAGGATGCAATGTGAGCATCAGTACCATGTGTGCTGCATTCACGAATGGCTTAGACAGAAGAACTGGTGTCCAATATGCAAAGCTTCAGCAATACCCTCGGAGACGAACAAGGGGGACGCATCAATATAG